The Pseudoalteromonas spongiae UST010723-006 genome window below encodes:
- a CDS encoding aspartate/glutamate racemase family protein — MKTIGLLGGMSWESTLNYYKAINQGVKAALGGLNSAEILLYSVNFDHIEKLQRAGEWQKMGDMLAKSAQDLEAAGAHCLLICTNTMHKVAHQIEENISIPLLHIADATAAQLIQDDISRVGLLGTAFTMEQGFYKNRLTERFGIDVIVPNQEDRDCVHSVIYNELCLGEINLESKERYLAIINKLHRQGAQAIILGCTEIALLVSQNDTEIPLYDTTGIHADAAVKFALKK, encoded by the coding sequence ATGAAAACAATCGGTCTTTTAGGTGGCATGAGTTGGGAGTCAACGCTCAATTACTACAAAGCCATTAACCAAGGTGTAAAAGCCGCGCTTGGCGGGCTTAATAGCGCAGAAATTTTACTTTATAGCGTTAATTTTGATCATATCGAAAAACTGCAACGGGCAGGCGAATGGCAAAAAATGGGCGACATGCTAGCAAAATCTGCGCAAGATTTAGAAGCAGCAGGTGCGCACTGCCTACTTATTTGTACCAACACCATGCATAAAGTAGCGCACCAAATTGAAGAGAATATTTCGATTCCGCTACTGCATATTGCCGACGCCACCGCAGCACAATTGATACAAGACGATATATCGCGCGTTGGTTTGCTTGGCACCGCATTTACCATGGAGCAAGGCTTTTATAAAAACCGCCTAACAGAAAGGTTTGGTATTGATGTTATTGTACCCAACCAAGAAGATCGCGACTGTGTACATAGCGTTATTTACAACGAACTATGCCTTGGCGAAATCAATCTTGAGTCAAAAGAACGTTACCTCGCAATCATCAATAAGCTTCACCGCCAAGGTGCGCAAGCGATAATTCTTGGCTGTACTGAAATCGCATTATTAGTATCACAAAACGATACGGAGATTCCCCTTTACGACACTACAGGCATTCATGCCGATGCCGCCGTGAAGTTTGCACTTAAAAAATAA
- a CDS encoding carboxymuconolactone decarboxylase family protein, with protein sequence MALVAPLSPDHDSEVAELAKFFNETLGFCPNSVLTMQIRPEIARAFINLNKAVMANDGRVTAEQKRLIGYITSANTGCRYCEAHTILAAERYGGSDERLKHIWQFRLSDLYTDAEKAAFEFALAASSVPNAVDDAISANLKEHWDDGEVVEILGVISLFGYLNRWNDSMGTTMEAGAVAAGKEHLTHNGWQVGKHQ encoded by the coding sequence AGAACTAGCAAAGTTTTTTAACGAAACCTTAGGCTTTTGCCCAAATAGCGTATTAACCATGCAAATTCGCCCAGAAATAGCCCGCGCATTTATTAATTTAAACAAAGCGGTAATGGCAAATGATGGGCGCGTAACAGCAGAGCAAAAGCGTTTAATTGGTTACATCACCAGCGCAAATACTGGGTGTCGTTACTGCGAAGCACATACAATTTTAGCGGCTGAGCGTTATGGCGGTAGCGATGAACGTTTAAAGCATATTTGGCAATTTAGGTTATCCGATTTATACACTGATGCTGAAAAAGCGGCGTTTGAATTTGCCTTAGCAGCCTCAAGCGTGCCTAATGCGGTTGATGATGCGATTTCGGCAAATTTAAAAGAACATTGGGATGATGGCGAAGTGGTTGAAATTTTGGGTGTGATATCACTGTTTGGTTATTTAAACCGCTGGAACGATAGCATGGGCACCACCATGGAAGCGGGCGCTGTTGCCGCAGGAAAAGAACACCTAACACACAATGGTTGGCAGGTTGGTAAACACCAATAA